DNA from Artemia franciscana unplaced genomic scaffold, ASM3288406v1 Scaffold_5008, whole genome shotgun sequence:
cccttttcctatttcaaaagttttagttttcgagggtaatagctacgtatgttgaaaaaatgaagatattagactattttatgattgcacatggtaaagaatgtgattaaaggctcttttcctatttcaaaagttttagttttcgagggtaatagctacgtatgttaaaaaaatgaagatattagacaattttatgattgcaaatggtaaagaatgtgattaaaggctcttttcctatgtcaaacgttttagttttcgagggtaatagctacgtatgttgaaaaaatgaagatattagactattttatgattgcaaatggtaaagaatgtgattaaaggctcttttcctatgtcaaaagttttagtttttgagggtaatagctacgtatgttgaataaatgaagatattagacaattttatgattgcacgtggtaaagaatgtgattaaaggctcttttcctatttcaaaagttttagttttcgagggtaatagctacgtaagttgaaaaaatgaagatattagactattttatgattgcaaatggtaaagaatgtgattaaaggctcttttcctatttcaaaagttttagttttcgagggtaatagctttgtctgtggaaaaaatgaagatattagacaattttatgattgcacatggtaaagaatgtgattagaggctcttttcctatgtcaaaagttttagttttcgagggtaatagctacgtatgttgaaaaatgaagatattagactattttatgattgcaaatggtaaagaatgtgattaaaggctcttttcctatttcaaaagttttagttttcgagggtaatagctttgtctgtggaaaaaatgaagatattagacaattttatgattgcacatggtaaagaatgtgattaaaggctcttttcctatgtcaaaagttttatttttcgaggataatagctacgtatgttgaaaaaatgaagatattagactattttatgattgcacatggtaaagaatgtgattaaaggctcttttcctatttcaaaagttttagttttcgagggtaatagctttgtctgtggaaaaaaatgaagatattagacaattttatgattgcacttggtaaagaatgtgataaaaggctcttttcctatgtcaaaagttttagttttcgagcgtaatagctacgtatgttgaaaaaatgaagatattagactattttatgactgcaaatggtaaagaatgtgattaaaggctcttttcctatgtcaaaagtcttagttttcgagggtaatagctacgtatgttgaaaaaatgaagatattagactattttatgattgcaaatggtaaagaatgtgattaaaggctcttttcctatttcaaaagtttcagttttcgagggtaatagctacgtatgttgaaaaaatgaagatattagactattttatgattgcaaatggtaaagaatgtgattaaggggtcttttcctatttcaaaagttttagttttcgagggtaatagctacgtaggggAGACCGGGGCGCCTTCGGTCACTTTTTCGATTACCAGCCACCAAGAATTTTACGttcgttattttgaaaaatcttgctgAACGCAGGGAAGAGCAAAGTTTGATCTACCAAAtctattttgtagttttcttagaACTCAACCGGATTGTAAGAAAAAAGTCATCCCGCTGAAGCCCCATTTTGACCGGAGGTGCCCCCAACCCGGGGCACCTTCGGTCGGGCTTGGGGCACCTTCGGTCAGCCTTGCAATTATACGAATTACCTCCGTTATCCTGTCTTTAGATGGCTAAATATACAAAGCTTACTTATGTCTTCGtttattgtttgtaaaaataagcCAAAGTAACAAAATCACATCATTTATTACTGTCGGAAGGAAATTTTCGACATCACTTTTGATACAGAGGTAGAGATGGTTGAGTTCAGCGACTTCACTTTTCAGCGGAGacttggaaaaagtgaaaaatcgaCGTCGCTGAACTCAATCATCTCTGCGACACGTGCCGTACCCCCACTTCTGCTAGGAATGGGCAATTTCATCTTAACATCCGCCAAATTGACATAGCTTTCATCCACTActtgtggaaaaaaaacttgctagaaTCACTGTCCTTTCTGCGAAGGAAACTTACAAAAACTTCactgttatctttttctttgacgAATCCAACGTCGTGCAGTGAACTGTTCTTGCCTTCGAACTCCACCAACACATAGTCGCCAATACTAAGGGTCCCCAGTGCAAGTGGCTCAGTTAGCTCGTCATCACCGATATGTAGACTATCATCCGTGTCATCATCCAGATGAACTGAAACAACAGATTCTTCATCAGTCGACTGATCGCACAAAGACGTTTTCTGCTTCCTCATCTGACCCTTGCTTTTCGTTTGACTTGTTGgattcttcatattttttttcagcaatctTGCTTTTGCTTTTGCATCTTTCTCATCTTGCTTTGCTTTCTTAGCCATCATAGCAGCTTCAATTTTATCTTTCTCTGGTGTGTCTGTCAAAACTCTCGATGCACCCTTTTTCCTTCCGCCCCTATTGCTCTGTTTCCTTAGCAATGCCTTTGGATACGGTCGGACATCTTCGGGCGTCAAAGCATTAGAGTAACGAATCTCTGCAGCTGGTGTTGCCGGTGCAGTTGACGGTGACGGGTAAGGATCTAGTAGATCCGATACTGGTGGGTTTCTCTCTGTTGCTGATGGGCACGGCTCTGCCTTAGGACGGTCGCTGACAGACGCAGCATAAAAATCCTCATCAGAAAAAGCATTGCGGTTGAAGGGCCAAATGCCAGGCTTCGAAAACCCAGAAATGATGTTGTTCATGGTCAGTGCATTTGGATAAGCATTTCCTACAAGCTGGGCAATATGGGTGATCTGGATCCTCTGAAACGGATTTGAAGTCATCCAATCATGAAATGCTCTTTTCAAAGCAGACTTCAGTGGTCCATAGATAGTAATATCTAGAGGCTGAAACACGATGACTGCAGTGGGGTGGGAAGGATAGTAAAACAATGCCATTTGCACGGGCGTACATGATAACGTCAAGACCGATGTGGCTCTCATTGTTATCGAGCAATAAGAGGACCGGGCTGTCCTTTGAACATCGAACTTGTTTCTTGAAATGCTTTATCGCCTCGTAAAACAATGTTGCAGTCATCCAACCAGTTGTTTGGGCTAGGCCGAGACTTCCTGCAGGGGCCCCAATCATCATATGATCCTTGAACTTTGCTCTGGGGAATACGAAGACTGGTGGCACGGTTCCACCAATAGCATTGACAAAGCAACAAACAGTAACAAGTTCACCCCTTTCAGCTGTGGTAACCTGACCAACCTGCTTGGTACCGGTTTGTGCTATCACCTTGGGGCTGTCAAGTACAGTTGTGACCCCCGTTTCGTCACAGTTCCAAATGCTTTCTCCTATGAATTTGTATTTGTGCAGGACAGCCTCCAAGTTGTCAAGGAATCTGTCAACATTAGCACGATTGAAGCTCGAGCTGCGAGCTAAGCTAGTTTTCTTTGGCTTTCTGAGAGACAAATCACCTTGCCTTATCATAAAGCCCTTCATCCAGTCTGGCCCAGCCATCTGTGCTTCTTCCCAGTTGTGAGGAACTTTCTTATCTAGTCTTTTTGCATAATCATATGCAAACTTTCGTGTTTGCATCAGGGTCATACCATAATGGACTTTCGaacaatgtttcaaataaacagCAAGCTGGCCCTCTTCATTGGCCGTGAAAACTTTTGCAGTTGACAGTCTCTCTTTTCTTGTCGGAAAAAAAGCACTATTGAATGTGCCACCACTAGAGGTTCCAGAATTAGAGACCCCAGCTTGAATAGGCACTGGTATGCCCACTTGCTCTTGCTCGCGTAGTTCTTTTGCTCGGCGAACGTTGTCGATAAGGGTTGATTTAGGTATTCCGAAAGCTGTTGCAGTACTACGAATTGAAGCTTTGTCCATCAAAACTTTGGAAACAGCAATGTTCATAGCCTCATGTGACACACCCTTCGGGCGTTTTGGAACTCTGTTCCGAACCATAACCAATGATCTGGAAGAAACCATGAAATTAAGACTTACCGAATTTGGCAGTGTAAAAATGACCTACAGTAAAAGAGAAGACACAAACGAACTTATTTCCGGCGTAATAAGTTCGTGGAACTTAATAGCACGACCCAACAAGCGTCAAAGAAAATGCACTGTGGCCCGAGCGCGTCATTTACAGGCTTCATTTCTTTTGGACACACTCGCTGATGCAGCGGAATATCACTGCCCTTCTCTCGTTCTGAAAGTAACAAACTCTTTTGGTACACCTTACTTTAGTTCTATGCTGGGAGCATCAATGTTAACCACAATTGAATTGTAGAGAGACCTATCTTTAACTTAAAACTGGTAAGGTTACGTTATTCATCAGGTTGGGGTGCCTCCGGTCAGCGACCGAAGGTGCCCCGTCGTGGACTGACCGAAGGTGCCCCAGCCGCCATTTTGTCAAACTTATTTTCTGACCCGAAAACAGAGAAAGATTTCTCCTTAGAAATACCACTATCTTCTAGTCCTATCATTTCTATGTGtatacaaatttaataattgaaatCCATGCCAAACAGAAGGGGAAGACTAGGTTCAAACAGAAGTAGAGAAACTtacttttcgcaaaaaaaatggTACGAAACTCTCTCCAGCTAAACTGGCTGAAGCTAACtgagggaaattttcttcgGACATCCGCCTTGATAAACAGCCTCCCCAGTGCCATCTAGCATAAAAAtacttaaacttaaaatgagttATTGGGGGTGACCGGAGGCACCCCGTGACCGAAGGCGCCCCGGTCTcccctatgttgaaaaaatgaagatattagacaattttatgattgcacatggtaaagaatgtgattaaaggctcttttcctttgtcaaaagttttagttttcgagggtaatagctacgtatgttgaaaaaatgaagatattagactattttgcgattgcaaatggtaaggaatgtgattaaaggctcttttcctatgtcaaaagtttttgttttcgagggtaatagctacgtatgttgaaaaaatgaagatattagactattttatgattggaaatggtaaagaatgtgattaaaggctcttttcctatttcaaaagttttagtttttgagggtaatagctacgtatgtttaaaaaaggaagatattagactattttatgattgcaaatggtaaagaatgtgattaaaggctcttttcctgtgtcaaaagttttagttttcgagggtaatagctacgtatgttgaaaaaatgaagatattagactattttatgattgcacatggtaaagaatgtgattaaaggctctttttctatttcaaaagttttagttttcgagggtaatagctaagtatgttgaaaaaatgaagatattagactattttatgattgcaaatggtaaagaatgtgattaaaggctcttttcctatgtcaaaagttttagttttcgagggtaatagctacgtaggttgaaaaaatgaagatattagactattttatgattggaaatggtaaagaatgtgattaaaggctcttttcctatttcaaaagttttagtttttgagggtaatagctacgtatgtttaaaaaaggaagatattagactattttatgattgcaaatggtaaagaatgtgattaaaggctcttttcctgtgtcaaaagttttagttttcgagggtaatagctacgtatgttgaaaaaatgaagatattagactattttatgattgcacatggtaaagaatgtgattaaaggctctttttctatttcaaaagttttagttttcgagggtaatagctaagtatgttgaaaaaatgaagatattagactattttatgattgcaaatggtaaagaatgtgattaaaggctcttttcctatgtcaaaagttttagttttcgagggtaataggtacgtaggttgaaaaaatgaagattttagactattttatgattgcaaatggtaaagaatgtgattaaaggctcttttcctatttcaaaagttttagttttcgagggtaatagctacgtaggctatgttgaaaaaatgaagatattagaatattttatgattgcaaattgtaaagaatgtgattaaaggctcttttcctatgtcaaaagttttagcgttcgagggtaatagctacgtatgttgaaaaaatgaagatattagacaattttataattgcacatggtaaagaatgtgattaaaggctcttttcctatttcaaaagttttagttttcgagggtaatagctaagtatattgaaaaaatgaagatattagactattttacttttgcaaatggtaaagaatgtgattaaaggcccttttcctatttcaaaagttttaggtttcgagggtaatagctttgtctgtggaaaaaatgaagatattagacaattttacgagtgcacatggtaaagaatgtgattaaaggctctttttctatttcaaaagtcttagttttcaagggtaatagctacgtatgttgaaaaaattaagatattagactattttgtgattacaaatggtaaagaatgtgattaaagtctcttttcaaatgtcaaaagttgtagttttcgagggtaatagctacgtatgttgaaaaaatgaagatattagacaattttatgattgcaaatggtaaaaaatgtgattaaaggctcttttcctatgtcaaaagtcttagttttcgagggtaatagctacgtatgttaaaaaaaatgaagatattagactattttatgattgcaaatggtaaagaatgtgattaaaggctattttcctatttcaaaagttttagttttcgagggtactagctttgtttgaaaaaatgaagatagtagactattttatgattgcaaatggtaaagaatgtgattaaaggctcttttcctgtgtcaaaagttttagttttcaagggtaatagctttgtctgtggaaaaaatgaagatattagacaattttatgattgcacatggtaaagaatgtgattaaagactcttttcctatgtcaaaagttttagttttcgagggtaatagctacgtatgttgaaaaaatgaagatattagactattttatgattgcacatggtaaagaatgtgattaaaggctctttttctatttcaaaagttttagttttcgagggcaatagctacgtatgttgaaaaaatgaagatattagactattttatgattgcaaattgtaaagaatgtgattaaaggctcttttcgtatttcaaaagttttagttttcgagggtaatagctacgtatgttgaaaaatgaagatattagactattttatgattgcaaatggtaaagaatgtgattaaaggctcttttcctatttcaaaagttttgttttcgagggaaatagctacgtatgttgaaaaaatgaagatattagactattttatgattgcaaatggtaaagaatgtgattaaaggctctttttctatttcaaaagttttagttttcgagggtaatagctacttatgttgaaaaattgaagatattagacaattttatgattgcacatggtaaagaatgtgattaaaggctcttttcctatgtcaaaagttttagtttgcgagggtaatagctacttatgttgaaaaaatgaagatattagactattttattattgcaaatggtaaagaatgtgattaaaggctcttttcctatttcaaaagttttagttttcgagggtaatagctacgtatgttgaaaaaatgaagatattagactattttatgattgcaaatggtaaagaatgtgattaaaggctcttttcctatgtcaaaagttttagtttttgagggtaatagctacgtatgttgaataaatgaagatattagacaattttatgattgcacatggtaaagaatgtgattaaaggctcttttcctatttcaaaagttttagttttcgagggtaatagctacgtatgttgaaaaaatgaagatattagactattttatgattgcaaatggtaaagaatataattaaaggctcttttcctatttcaaaagttttagttttcgagggtaatagctctgtctgtggaaaaaatgaagatattagacaattttatgattgcacatggtaaagaaagtgattaaaggctctttttctatttcaaaagttttagttttcgagggtaatagctactggaaaaaatgaagatattagacaattttatgattgcacatggtaaagaatatgattaaagactcttttcctatgtcaaaagttttagttttcgagggtaatagctacgtatgttgaaaaaatgaagatattagactattttatgattgcacatgttaaagaatgtgattaaaggctcttttcctatgtcaaaagtcttagttttcgagggtaatagctacgtatgttgaaaaaatgaagatattagactattttatgattgcaaatggtaaagaatgtgattaaaggctctttttttatgtcaaaagttttagttttcgagggtaatagctacgtatgttgaaaaaatgaagatattagactattttatgattgcaaatggtaaagactgtgattaaaggctcttttcctatttcaaaagttttagttttcgagggtaatagctacgtatgttgaaaaaatgaagatattagactattttattattgcaaatggtaaaaaatgtgattaaagggtcttttcctatttcaaaagttttggttttcgagggtaatagctacgtatgttgaaaaaattaagatattagactattttatgattgcaaattgtaaagaatgtgattaaaggctcttttcctatttcaaaagttttagttttcgagggtaatagctacgtatgttgaaaaaatgaagatattagactattttatgattgcaaatggtaaagaatgtgattaaaggctcttttcctatttcaaaagttttagttttcgagggaaatagctacgtatgttgaaaaaatgaagatattagactattttatgattgcaaatggtaaagaatgtgattaaaggctctttttctatttcaaaagttttagttttcgagggtaatagctacttatgttgaaaaattgaagatattagacaattttatgattgcacatggtaaagaatgtgattaaaggctctttttctatttcaaaagttttagttttcgagggtgatagctacgtatgttgaaaaaatgaagatattagactattttatgatttcaaatggtaaagaatgtgattaaaggctcttttcctatgtcaaaagttttagttttcgagggtaatagctacgtatgttgaaaaaatgaagatattagactattttatgattgcaaatggtaaagaatgtgattaaaggctcttttcctatttcaaaagttttagttttcgagggtaatagctttgtctgtggaaaaaatgaagatattagacaattttatgattgcacatggtaaagaatgtgattaaaggctcttttcctttgtcaaaagttttagttttggagggtaatagctacgtatgttgaaaaaatgaagatattagactattttatgattgcaaatggtaaagaatgtgattaaaggctcttttcctatttcaaaagttttagtttttgagggtaatagctacgtatgttgaaaaaaggaagatattagactattttatgattgcaaatggtaaagaatgtgattaaaggctcttttcctgtgtcaaaagttttagttttcgagggtaatagctacgtatgttgaaaaaatgaagatattagactattttatgattgcacatggtaaagaatgtgattaaaggctcttttcctatttcaaaagttttagttttcgagggtaatagctacgtatgttgaaaaaatgaagatattagactattttatgattgcaaatggtaaagaatgtgattaaaggctcttttcctatttcaaaagttttagttttttgagagtaatagctacgtatgttgaaaaaatgaagatattagacaattttatgattgcacatggtaaagaatgtgattcaaggctcttttcctatttcaaaagttttagttttcgagggtaatagctacgtatgttgaaaaaatgaagatattagactattttatgattgcaaatggtaaagaatgtgattaaaggctcttttcctatttcaaaagttttagttttcgagggtaatagctttgtctgtggaaaaaatgaagatattagacaattttatgattgcacatggtaaagaatgtgattaaaggctctttttctatttcaaaagttttagttttcgagggtaatagctacgtatgttgaaaaaatgaagatattagactattttatgattgcaaatgataaagaatgtgattaaaggctcttttcctatgtcaaaagttttatttttcgagggtaatagctacgtatgttgaaaaaatgaagatattagactattttatgattgcaaatggtaaagaatgtgattaaaagctctttccctatttcaaaagttttagttttcgagggtaatagcattgtctgtggaaaaaatgaagatattagactattttatgattgcaaatggtaaagaatgtgattaaaggctcttttcctatgacaaaagttttagttttcgagggtaatagctacgtatgttgaaaaaatgaagatattagactattttatgattgcaaatggtaaagaatgtgattaaaggctcttttcctatttcaaaagttttagttttcaagggtaatagctttgtctgtggaaaaaatgaagatattagacaattttatgattgcacatggtaaagaatgtgttaaaggctcttttcctattttaaaagtattatttttctagggtaatagctacgtatgttgaaaaaatgaagatattagactattttattattgcacatgttaaagaatgtgattaaaggctcttttcctatgtcaaaagtcttagttttcgagggtaatagctacgtatgttgaaaaaatgaagatattagactattttatgattgcaaatggtaaagaatgtgattaaaggatctttttttatgttaaaagttttagttttcgagggtaatagctacgtatgttgaaaaaatgaagatattagactattttatgattgcaaatggtaaagactgtgattaaaggctcttttcctatttcaaaagttttagttttcgagggcaatagctacgtttgttgaaaaaatgaagatattagactattttatgattgcaaatggtaaagaatatgattaaaggctcttttcctatgtcaaaagttttagttttcgagggtaaaaggtacgtatgttgaaaaaatgaagatattagactattttatgattgcaaattgtaaagaatgtgattaaaggctcttttcgtatttcaaaagttttagttttcgagggtaatagctacgtatgttgaaaaaatgaagatattagactattttatgattgcaaatggtaaagaatgtgattaaaggctcttttcctatttcaaaagttttagttttcgagggaaatagctacgtatgttgaaaaaatgaagatattagactattttatgattgcaaatggtaaagaatgtgattaaaggctcttttcctatgttaaaagttttggttttcgagggtaatagctacgtatgttgaaaaaatgaagatattagacaattttatgattgcacatggtaaagaatgtgattaaaggctcttttcctatgtcaaaagttttagtttgcgagggtaatagctacttatgttgaaaaaatgaagatattagactattttattattgcaaatggtaaaaaaagggattaaaggctcttttcctatttcaaaagttttagttttcgagggtaatagctacgtatgttgaaaaaatgaagatattagactattttatgattgcaaatggtaaagaatgtgattaaaggctcttttcctatgtcaaaagttttagttttgagggtaatagctacgtatgttgaagaaatgaagatattagacaattttatgattgcacatggtaaagaatgtgattaaaggctcttttcctatttcaaaagttttagttttcgagggtaatagctacgtatgttgaaaaaatgaagatattagactattttatgattgcaaatggtaaagaatgtgattaaaggctcttttcctatttcaaaagttttagttttcgagggtaatagctctgtctgtggaaaaaatgaagatattagacaattttatgattgcacatggtaaagaatgtgattaaagactctttttctttgtcaaaaagtttagttttcgagggtaatagctacttatgttgaaaaattgaagatattagacaattttatgattgcacatggtaaagaatgtgattaaaggctcttttcctatgtcaaaagttttagtttgcgagggtaatagctacttatgttgaaaaaatgaagatattagactattttattattgcaaatggtaaagaatgtgattaaaggctcttttcctatttcaaaagttttagttttcgagggtaatagctacgtatgttgaaaaaatgaagatattagactattttatgattgcaaatggtaaagaatgtgattaaaggctcttttcctatgtcaaaagttttagtttttgagggtaatagctacgtatgttgaataaatgaagatattagacaattttatgattgcacatggtaaagaatgtgattaaaggctcttttcctatttcaaaagttttagttttcgagggtaatagctacgtatgttgaaaaaatgaagatattagactattttatgattgcaaatggtaaagaatgtgattaaaggctcttttcctatttcaaaagttttagttttcgagggtaatagctctgtctgtggaaaaaatgaagatattagacaattttatgattgcacatggtaaagaatgtgattaaaggctctttttctatttcaaaagttttagttttcgagggtaatagctacgtatgttgaaaaaatgaagatattagactattttatgattgcaaatgataaagaatgtgattaaaggctcttttcctatgtcaaaagttttagttttcgagggtaatagctacgtatgttgaaaaaatgaaaatattagactattttatgattacaaatggtaaagaatgtgattaaaggctctttccctatttcaaaagttttagttttcgagggtaatagctttgtctgtggaaaaaatgaagatattagactattttatgattacaaatggtaaagaatgtgattaaaggctcttttcctatgacaaaagttttagtttttgagggtaatagctacgtatgttgaaaaaatgaagatattagactattttatgattgcaaatggtaaagaatgtgattaaaggcacttttcctatttcaaaagttttagttttcaagggtaatagctttgtctgtggaaaaaatgaagatattagacaattttatgattgcacatggtaaagaatgtgattaaaggctcttttcctatgtcaaaagtcttatttttcgagggtaatagctacgtatgttgacaaaatgaaga
Protein-coding regions in this window:
- the LOC136043361 gene encoding uncharacterized protein LOC136043361 — translated: MVRNRVPKRPKGVSHEAMNIAVSKVLMDKASIRSTATAFGIPKSTLIDNVRRAKELREQEQVGIPVPIQAGVSNSGTSSGGTFNSAFFPTRKERLSTAKVFTANEEGQLAVYLKHCSKVHYGMTLMQTRKFAYDYAKRLDKKVPHNWEEAQMAGPDWMKGFMIRQGDLSLRKPKKTSLARSSSFNRANVDRFLDNLEAVLHKYKFIGESIWNCDETGVTTVLDSPKVIAQTGTKQVGQVTTAERGELVTVCCFVNAIGGTVPPVFVFPRAKFKDHMMIGAPAGSLGLAQTTGWMTATLFYEAIKHFKKQVRCSKDSPVLLLLDNNESHIGLDVIMYARANGIVLLSFPPHCSHRVSASRYYYLWTTEVCFEKSIS